In Bacillota bacterium, the following proteins share a genomic window:
- the mutL gene encoding DNA mismatch repair endonuclease MutL, producing the protein MGRIKVLDPETVNRVAAGEVVQRPASVVKELVENAFDAGAATVKVALSGKELESVTVSDNGCGIAGEDVPLAFERHATSKISSGADLERIETLGFRGEALPSIAAVSRMTLKTKVKGALAGTLLEIDGGKVVKFEATGAPSGTTITVRDLFYNTPARRKFLSSWKTENTAVTDTAVRLALGRPDVSLSLSYGEREVFRTTGAGLLSAINTIYGETVAGALVPVSAETEGMRLEGFVGRPALSRTTRRSQTLLVNSRYVKHAGLNTAVYLAYGTLLPTGKHPFFVLHLTVDPGVVDVNVHPQKSAVRFSREREVADFIRGAVKSALFGRTGLIPGARSNPVRMPVQQRSLPEWSDVLRRLGGREDPAGAGWQPAQGETAAGAATEGVLAKEERALYGERFPALSYLGFIRPTYLLAAGPEGLYIVDQHAAHERVLFEKYASALARGGITSQMLVEPVVLDTVSVELRAVAEEIERYGFMVEPFGEGTGLLRAIPAGSDLDGALLLLADLTACLAAGDPLDHERSALASMACHNAVKAGESMAAAAVTALFDRLAACKEPLTCPHGRPTVICLSREELERRFGRR; encoded by the coding sequence ATGGGCCGGATAAAGGTACTGGATCCGGAAACGGTGAACAGGGTTGCGGCCGGAGAGGTGGTGCAGCGTCCGGCGTCGGTGGTCAAAGAGTTGGTGGAGAACGCTTTTGACGCCGGGGCTGCGACGGTGAAGGTGGCGTTGTCCGGAAAGGAACTGGAATCGGTAACGGTTTCGGACAACGGCTGCGGGATCGCCGGGGAGGATGTTCCGCTCGCCTTCGAGCGGCACGCGACGAGCAAAATCTCGTCCGGTGCCGACCTCGAGCGGATAGAAACCCTCGGTTTCCGGGGGGAGGCGCTGCCGAGCATTGCGGCGGTTTCCCGCATGACCCTGAAAACAAAGGTTAAAGGCGCGCTGGCGGGAACGCTGTTGGAGATTGACGGGGGAAAGGTCGTTAAATTTGAGGCTACCGGGGCGCCGTCCGGTACCACGATTACGGTTCGCGACCTTTTCTACAACACCCCTGCCCGCCGCAAGTTCCTAAGTTCCTGGAAAACAGAAAACACGGCGGTTACGGATACCGCGGTCCGCCTGGCCCTCGGGCGGCCCGACGTCTCCTTAAGCCTGTCGTACGGGGAGCGTGAGGTCTTCCGGACCACAGGCGCCGGTCTTCTGTCCGCCATAAACACCATTTACGGCGAGACGGTCGCCGGCGCGCTGGTCCCGGTAAGCGCCGAAACAGAGGGCATGCGGCTGGAGGGTTTTGTCGGCCGCCCGGCGCTTTCGCGGACCACCAGGCGGTCGCAGACTTTGCTGGTCAACAGCCGCTATGTTAAGCACGCCGGTCTGAACACAGCGGTTTACCTGGCATACGGAACGCTGCTGCCCACGGGGAAACACCCCTTTTTCGTGCTCCACCTGACGGTCGATCCGGGTGTGGTGGATGTCAACGTACACCCCCAGAAGTCCGCGGTCCGGTTCAGCCGGGAACGGGAGGTGGCGGATTTCATCCGCGGGGCGGTAAAATCGGCGCTTTTCGGCAGGACCGGTCTGATTCCGGGCGCCCGCTCCAATCCCGTACGAATGCCCGTACAACAAAGATCGCTGCCGGAATGGAGCGACGTTTTACGCCGCCTGGGCGGGCGGGAAGACCCCGCCGGGGCCGGGTGGCAGCCGGCTCAAGGAGAGACCGCCGCGGGTGCGGCGACAGAGGGCGTCCTGGCAAAAGAGGAAAGGGCGTTGTACGGAGAGAGGTTCCCCGCTCTCAGCTACCTGGGTTTTATACGGCCGACGTACCTGCTGGCCGCCGGACCGGAAGGACTGTATATCGTGGACCAGCATGCCGCCCACGAAAGGGTGCTTTTCGAGAAGTATGCGTCCGCGCTCGCCCGCGGCGGGATTACCAGCCAGATGCTCGTAGAGCCGGTGGTGCTCGATACGGTTTCGGTGGAACTGCGGGCGGTGGCGGAAGAAATAGAGAGGTACGGCTTTATGGTCGAGCCGTTCGGCGAGGGGACCGGCCTTCTCAGGGCAATTCCCGCGGGATCGGACCTCGACGGCGCGCTGTTGTTACTGGCCGACCTCACGGCCTGCCTCGCCGCAGGCGATCCTCTCGACCATGAAAGGAGCGCGCTGGCCTCAATGGCTTGTCACAACGCCGTAAAAGCCGGTGAATCCATGGCTGCGGCGGCGGTCACGGCGCTTTTTGACAGGCTTGCCGCCTGCAAAGAGCCGTTGACCTGCCCGCACGGCCGCCCGACGGTTATCTGTCTCAGCCGCGAAGAGCTTGAACGGCGTTTCGGCCGGAGGTAA
- a CDS encoding class I SAM-dependent methyltransferase, whose protein sequence is MVTTTLRGGPGVGVEALECAAELGAVYVPREGYCIEDLITAYGVQGVLAVGTKRVSLFYVQSGAGRLRTPFPKGEEESGAESDGGAEINSGVTVLKEFYFHPGTAKLRIKNVLYGKPDQMVQAMGLRPGDSVLDCTLGLGADAYVAGFVTGPDGRVLGLEKSAVLAAVVGHGLRRWFLEPEPLLQATMRRIEVKAADHLDYLSKAPAGGFDVVYFDPFFGTPVKGAFQVVPLRAIGETSPLTSEAVKEAVRVARRRVVMKERRGGGECARLGFERVVGGRYARVAYGVIEK, encoded by the coding sequence GTGGTTACGACAACGCTGCGCGGGGGGCCCGGTGTCGGGGTTGAGGCGCTGGAATGCGCGGCCGAGCTGGGCGCTGTTTATGTCCCGCGCGAAGGGTACTGCATCGAGGACCTGATAACGGCGTACGGGGTTCAGGGTGTACTGGCGGTCGGAACGAAACGGGTAAGCCTTTTCTACGTTCAGAGCGGCGCCGGGAGGCTGAGAACGCCTTTTCCCAAAGGGGAAGAGGAATCAGGCGCGGAATCGGATGGCGGCGCGGAAATAAACAGCGGTGTGACGGTTCTTAAGGAGTTCTATTTCCATCCGGGGACCGCCAAACTCCGCATAAAGAATGTCCTGTATGGGAAACCTGACCAAATGGTACAGGCGATGGGTTTACGGCCGGGGGACTCCGTACTGGACTGTACGCTGGGCCTCGGCGCGGATGCGTACGTGGCCGGTTTCGTTACCGGACCGGACGGCAGGGTCCTGGGCCTGGAAAAGTCCGCGGTGCTTGCCGCGGTGGTCGGGCACGGCCTGCGGCGGTGGTTCCTGGAACCGGAGCCGCTTTTGCAGGCGACGATGCGCCGTATCGAGGTGAAGGCGGCGGACCACCTTGATTATCTGAGTAAGGCGCCGGCGGGTGGTTTTGACGTTGTTTACTTCGATCCGTTTTTCGGTACCCCCGTAAAGGGTGCCTTTCAGGTGGTCCCGCTCCGTGCTATAGGAGAAACGTCCCCCCTCACCTCCGAGGCGGTAAAGGAGGCCGTGCGGGTGGCCCGCCGGCGGGTGGTAATGAAGGAAAGGCGTGGCGGCGGGGAATGCGCTCGCTTGGGGTTTGAGCGGGTTGTCGGTGGGCGGTATGCCCGTGTCGCCTACGGTGTGATCGAAAAATGA
- a CDS encoding YlbF family regulator gives MSILTKAWELGAAISESAELLAVREAEQAMFADSDARALIEEFQRYRQELESAQAQGVQPSSEQQESFASVRGRMNANQLISHFMEAQDSFDRILRQINQILNQAITGGAGCSSEGCSGCGGGCGEG, from the coding sequence GTGTCGATATTGACCAAGGCATGGGAATTAGGCGCGGCAATCAGCGAGAGTGCGGAACTGCTGGCGGTGCGGGAGGCCGAACAGGCGATGTTCGCGGATTCGGACGCCCGCGCGCTGATCGAAGAGTTTCAACGCTATAGGCAGGAACTTGAGTCTGCGCAGGCGCAGGGGGTACAGCCTTCCTCGGAACAGCAGGAGTCTTTCGCATCGGTCCGGGGCCGCATGAATGCAAACCAATTGATAAGCCACTTCATGGAGGCGCAGGATAGTTTTGACCGCATACTTCGACAGATCAACCAGATTTTGAACCAGGCGATAACCGGCGGCGCGGGCTGCAGTTCCGAAGGTTGTTCGGGCTGCGGCGGCGGCTGCGGCGAGGGTTAG
- the mutS gene encoding DNA mismatch repair protein MutS, producing MSLTPMMQQYTEIKKQYPDAILLFHLGDFYEMFYDDAQKAAPVLEVALTGRSSGKLGRVPMCGVPCHSVDGYIARLVAHGFKVAICEQLEDAAQAKGLVERGVTRVVTPGTFFEGQAQDHCHNNYIIAVATYGPDGYGLAAADVGTGDFRVTEFSGPGAREQLYNEIYRLQPVEAVLPEGARELAGLVRAAVSTAVSFYPADLFRPSTQLGVHAASDESVFSQEGGDQLGVNGQRVECWAAAGGLIAYLRETQKRDLAHMTRILFYTPGGFMVLDAATRRNLELTRSLQDGGRKGTLLDVLDYTLTGMGGRRLRSWLDQPLLASGAINERLEAVATLVEDGALREKMRAIFKQVNDLERLAGRLAYGVAGARDLLSVKESLVKIEELKENLASAEGLLGALTGRLVDLSDVISLISNAVAPEPPAVLDQGGVIREGYNAEVDKLRSIRRDARGFIAGLEAKERERTGIKSLKVGYNRVFGYYIEVTKPNLSLVPQDYERRQTLAYAERYITPELKEYEEMVFSAEERLNALEFKLFCSVREEVAGAIDRILRSARAAGELDALQSLATAAVKGNYSRPAVNESGAIVIREGRHPVVERFLGPGGFVPNDTDIDDASRRVAIITGPNMAGKSTFMRQTALIVLMAQTGSFVPAAGAEIGVVDRIFTRVGAADNLAGGQSTFMVEMSECRTILAGATRRSLVIMDEVGRGTSTYDGMSIARAVIEYIATETGAKTLFSTHYHELTDLDRIGGVFNLNVAVQEGASGIAFLYRVVPGKADKSYGIQVAALAGLPEEVLQRARQVLNELEARTADQSKVVQLEMFPRPEEHPVLDELLKVDINNITPVEALNLLVKLKGSVEAKPHRRRGRRGGS from the coding sequence TTGAGTCTTACTCCGATGATGCAGCAGTATACAGAGATAAAGAAGCAGTACCCGGATGCGATCCTTCTTTTCCACCTCGGTGACTTCTACGAAATGTTTTACGACGACGCCCAAAAGGCTGCTCCTGTCCTTGAGGTGGCCCTTACCGGGCGGTCCTCCGGAAAACTGGGCCGCGTCCCCATGTGCGGGGTTCCCTGCCACAGCGTGGACGGGTATATCGCGCGGCTGGTTGCCCACGGATTCAAGGTCGCTATCTGCGAGCAGTTGGAGGATGCCGCACAGGCCAAAGGGCTGGTGGAACGGGGGGTCACCCGGGTGGTCACGCCCGGAACCTTCTTTGAGGGTCAGGCTCAGGACCACTGCCATAACAACTATATAATAGCCGTCGCGACGTATGGTCCGGACGGGTACGGTCTTGCGGCGGCGGACGTGGGGACCGGCGACTTCCGGGTTACGGAATTCAGCGGTCCGGGAGCGCGGGAGCAGCTTTATAACGAAATTTATCGTCTGCAGCCGGTGGAGGCCGTGCTTCCGGAAGGGGCCCGCGAACTGGCCGGCCTGGTGAGGGCTGCGGTTTCGACGGCGGTCAGTTTTTATCCCGCGGACCTATTCCGGCCCAGCACTCAACTTGGTGTACATGCAGCGTCAGATGAGAGTGTATTCTCCCAAGAGGGAGGAGATCAGCTAGGGGTAAACGGACAAAGAGTTGAGTGCTGGGCGGCCGCCGGCGGGCTTATCGCCTATCTGAGAGAGACACAGAAACGCGACCTGGCGCACATGACAAGGATACTTTTTTACACCCCCGGCGGGTTTATGGTGCTTGACGCCGCCACCCGCCGGAACCTCGAACTGACGCGCTCGCTGCAGGACGGCGGCAGGAAGGGAACGCTTCTCGACGTGCTGGATTACACGCTTACCGGCATGGGCGGCAGAAGGCTGCGCAGTTGGCTGGACCAGCCCCTGCTGGCGTCCGGGGCGATCAATGAGCGTCTTGAAGCCGTTGCCACACTGGTGGAAGACGGCGCATTAAGAGAAAAAATGAGAGCGATTTTCAAACAGGTGAACGACCTGGAGCGTCTTGCGGGGCGGTTGGCATACGGGGTGGCCGGCGCGCGCGATCTCCTGTCCGTCAAGGAATCGCTAGTAAAAATAGAAGAACTTAAGGAAAACCTGGCTTCGGCGGAGGGGCTGCTCGGCGCTCTGACCGGGCGGCTTGTGGATTTGAGCGACGTGATTTCACTCATTTCGAACGCCGTTGCGCCCGAACCGCCTGCGGTTCTCGACCAGGGCGGGGTCATTCGCGAGGGTTACAACGCCGAAGTGGATAAACTCCGGTCGATACGGCGCGACGCCCGGGGGTTCATCGCCGGCCTCGAGGCGAAGGAACGGGAGCGCACGGGCATCAAGTCTCTAAAGGTAGGATACAACCGGGTTTTCGGATACTACATCGAGGTGACGAAACCAAACCTTTCGCTTGTGCCGCAGGACTACGAGCGGCGGCAGACGCTGGCTTACGCCGAGCGTTATATAACCCCCGAGTTGAAAGAATATGAGGAGATGGTCTTCAGCGCCGAGGAAAGATTAAACGCTCTTGAATTCAAACTCTTCTGCTCGGTGCGGGAGGAGGTGGCCGGCGCCATCGACCGCATCCTGAGGAGCGCCCGCGCCGCCGGCGAACTGGATGCTCTGCAGTCGCTGGCGACCGCGGCGGTGAAAGGGAATTACAGCCGCCCGGCGGTTAATGAGAGCGGCGCGATCGTCATCCGTGAAGGGCGGCATCCGGTGGTGGAGCGTTTCCTGGGACCGGGCGGTTTCGTGCCGAACGACACCGACATTGACGATGCTTCCCGGCGGGTGGCGATTATCACGGGACCGAACATGGCGGGGAAGAGCACCTTCATGCGCCAGACGGCCCTCATCGTACTGATGGCCCAGACCGGGAGTTTCGTGCCCGCCGCCGGTGCGGAAATCGGGGTAGTGGACCGGATATTTACCCGGGTAGGGGCCGCCGACAACCTGGCGGGGGGGCAGAGCACCTTTATGGTGGAGATGAGCGAGTGCCGCACAATCCTTGCCGGGGCCACCCGTCGCAGCCTCGTTATCATGGACGAGGTGGGGCGGGGCACCAGCACCTACGACGGGATGAGCATCGCCCGGGCCGTAATAGAGTACATCGCCACCGAAACCGGCGCGAAGACGCTTTTCTCCACCCACTACCATGAACTGACGGACCTGGACCGCATCGGCGGTGTTTTCAACCTTAACGTGGCCGTGCAGGAGGGAGCGTCGGGAATCGCGTTCCTTTACCGGGTGGTTCCCGGGAAGGCGGACAAAAGCTACGGGATTCAGGTGGCGGCGCTCGCCGGACTGCCGGAAGAGGTGCTGCAGCGGGCGCGCCAGGTGCTGAACGAACTTGAAGCCCGGACGGCCGATCAATCGAAGGTGGTTCAACTGGAGATGTTTCCCCGGCCGGAGGAGCACCCGGTATTGGACGAGCTCTTGAAGGTTGATATAAATAACATAACACCCGTTGAGGCGTTAAACCTGTTGGTTAAACTGAAGGGGTCGGTGGAGGCGAAGCCCCACCGGCGCCGGGGAAGACGGGGCGGGAGTTGA
- the miaA gene encoding tRNA (adenosine(37)-N6)-dimethylallyltransferase MiaA: protein MTERLPLLVITGPTATGKTAVAVEVALRVNAEIISADSMMVYRGMDIGTAKPTGDERKGVPHHLIDVVDPGEDFSVAAFQALTVGLIRAINARGRLPILTGGTGLYIRAVLDGYRFAGGVDKDLRHRLMEEARRFGPVSLHDRLRAVDPETAERLHPNDSKRIIRALEIFNQAGAPVSKAVSVPAGPQYNSMVYGLLMERQELYRRIEARVEAMLAAGLVEEVRGLLKGGLKRCAVSMQALGYKEIAAYVAGETSLDEAVYLLKRNTRRFAKRQLTWFRRDERICWLGVSKFSGAETLAEEIAAGVKEYLRR, encoded by the coding sequence ATGACGGAACGGCTGCCGCTGCTCGTGATAACCGGCCCGACGGCGACCGGTAAGACGGCGGTCGCGGTTGAGGTCGCGCTTAGGGTAAACGCGGAGATAATATCGGCCGACTCGATGATGGTCTACCGGGGAATGGATATCGGCACCGCCAAGCCCACCGGTGACGAGCGCAAAGGCGTGCCGCACCACCTGATTGACGTTGTGGATCCGGGAGAAGACTTCAGCGTGGCGGCCTTTCAGGCGCTGACGGTGGGACTCATCCGCGCAATAAACGCGCGCGGCCGCCTGCCGATTCTGACGGGCGGTACGGGCCTGTACATCCGGGCGGTGCTGGACGGGTACCGGTTTGCCGGCGGCGTGGACAAGGATTTGCGCCACCGCCTCATGGAGGAAGCCAGGCGGTTCGGCCCGGTGTCCCTTCATGACCGCCTGCGCGCCGTAGACCCGGAAACGGCGGAGCGCCTTCACCCCAACGATTCCAAACGCATCATCCGGGCGCTGGAGATCTTCAACCAGGCGGGGGCGCCCGTTTCGAAAGCGGTGTCTGTTCCGGCGGGACCGCAATACAATAGTATGGTATACGGACTTCTTATGGAAAGGCAGGAGTTGTACCGGCGGATTGAAGCCAGGGTGGAAGCGATGCTTGCCGCCGGGCTCGTAGAAGAAGTCAGAGGACTTTTGAAGGGGGGACTTAAACGGTGCGCCGTATCGATGCAGGCTTTGGGTTATAAGGAGATTGCGGCCTATGTGGCGGGCGAGACAAGTCTGGATGAGGCGGTTTATCTTTTGAAGCGCAATACCCGTCGCTTCGCGAAACGGCAGTTGACCTGGTTCCGGCGTGATGAGCGTATCTGTTGGCTTGGCGTCTCCAAGTTTTCCGGTGCGGAAACGTTGGCCGAAGAAATTGCCGCGGGTGTGAAGGAGTATCTCCGGCGGTAG